The window TATATTGGTATCCGATCAATTTACGATGAATTATGTCGTTTGTTGCGTATGAGTATGGTGCGACAAGATCAAGAGGTTACTTTTACTTACAGTGGCGAAGATATGCTAATTTCTTCTCATATGGCGAGTTATGTATCTCTTATAATTAATGAATTGATTACGAATAGCTTAGAACATGGGTTAGACGGGAATCGTGGAAATGTTCATCTAGCAGTTACTGATGCAGGTAGTACAATTAAATTGGCTTTTACAGATAACGGAAAAGGATTGCCTAGTGATTTCTCTGTTTCTTCTAATAAACGGTTAGGTTTAACAATTATTAATAATTTAGTTACTCATGAATTAAAAGGAAGTTTATCCATAGAAAATACTGGAACAGGTGTATTGGTGACGATATATATGAAAAAGGAGGCATAAATGCGCGTTTTAATCGTGGATGATGAATCCCTAATACGTATGGATTTACGAGATATTATTGAGTCTTGTGGTCATGAAGTCGTTGCAGAAGGTACAAATGGTGTTGAAGCTTTAGCACTTTGTAAAAAACATAAGCCAGATATTATATTGATGGATGTTAAGATGCCAGAATTAGATGGTATTGAGGCTGCACGTCAAATTGGCTTTCACCATGAAGCACCTGTAGTATTATTAACAAGTTATAGCCAGCAAGATTTAATCGATAAGGCTCGAGATTCTGGTGTATATGGCTATTTAATTAAACCAGTACGGGAGGAACAGTTAGTTCCTACCTTAGAGATGGCTTTAGGTCGCTATAAAAGTGATGCTCAGTTGCGAGAAAAGATGGCTGAGCTAGAACAGTCATTAGAAGATCGTAAAATCATTCAAAAGGGAACTGGTATATTAATGGAACTATATTCTATATCTGAAGTGGAAGCGTATAATCGGATCCGCACTTTAAGTATGAATAAACAAATATCTATTATAGAAACATGTAATCTCATCATTAAACAGTCTAATAAGTCAAATAATATCTAAAAAGTCAAAAAATCAAAATTAGTACTTGCAATTATTTTAACTTCGGTTATAATAATACTTGTGATTAGCACTCAATGAGTTAGAGTGCTAATAAATTATGGAGATTAACTAGTAAAAAGGAGTGACATTATATGTTAAAACCATTAGCTGACCGCGTTCTTATCCGTCTAGAAGCAAAAGAAGAAAAAACTAAAAGTGGTATCTTCCTTCCTGATACAGCTAAAGAAAAGCCTCAAGAAGGTGTAGTTGTAGCTGTAGGTGCTGGTAAAGTATATGACAATGGTCAACGTGTAGCTCCAGAAGTTAAAGTTGGCGACACTGTTATGTTTGCAAAATATGCTGGTAGCGAATTAGAAATCGATGGCGCTACTCATTTGATTATTAGCGAACGCGATATTTTAGCAGTATTATAATCGCTGATTTATAGTCTATATGACTATAAAAACTGATGATACATTCTATATTGCCTAAGGGCACATATATTTCGTTACATTGGATAGTGTTACTATTTAGGAGGTAATACATATGGCAAAAGAAATCTTGTTTAATGAAGAAGCTCGTCGCGCTTTAGGCCGTGGCGTCGATCAATTAGCAAATGCTGTAAAAGTTACATTAGGTCCAAAAGGTCGTAATGTTGTGTTGGATAAAAAATTTGGTTCCCCAACAATTACAAATGATGGT of the Veillonella parvula genome contains:
- the groES gene encoding co-chaperone GroES, which translates into the protein MLKPLADRVLIRLEAKEEKTKSGIFLPDTAKEKPQEGVVVAVGAGKVYDNGQRVAPEVKVGDTVMFAKYAGSELEIDGATHLIISERDILAVL
- a CDS encoding ANTAR domain-containing response regulator; its protein translation is MRVLIVDDESLIRMDLRDIIESCGHEVVAEGTNGVEALALCKKHKPDIILMDVKMPELDGIEAARQIGFHHEAPVVLLTSYSQQDLIDKARDSGVYGYLIKPVREEQLVPTLEMALGRYKSDAQLREKMAELEQSLEDRKIIQKGTGILMELYSISEVEAYNRIRTLSMNKQISIIETCNLIIKQSNKSNNI